The following proteins are encoded in a genomic region of Methanobrevibacter arboriphilus JCM 13429 = DSM 1125:
- a CDS encoding V-type ATP synthase subunit K (produces ATP from ADP in the presence of a proton gradient across the membrane; the K subunit is a nonenzymatic component which binds the dimeric form by interacting with the G and E subunits) — protein sequence MVEIVLGTALAAIGAGIAVGFAGLGSGLGQGIVAAGSVGAVAEDNDMFARGIIFSALPETQAIYGFLVAILLLVFSGLLGSGSLDVTSGIVAIGVGAAVGFAGLGSGMGQGIVASASIGAVVEDNDMFARGIIFSALPETQAIYGFLIAILLMVFGGILG from the coding sequence ATGGTAGAAATTGTTTTAGGAACTGCTTTAGCAGCTATTGGTGCTGGAATAGCAGTAGGTTTTGCTGGATTAGGATCAGGTTTAGGTCAAGGAATAGTAGCAGCAGGGAGTGTTGGTGCAGTAGCAGAAGATAATGATATGTTTGCTAGAGGTATTATATTCTCTGCATTGCCTGAAACTCAGGCTATTTATGGGTTTTTGGTAGCTATTCTCTTGTTAGTATTTTCCGGATTATTAGGTTCTGGTTCATTAGACGTCACATCAGGTATTGTTGCTATTGGTGTTGGTGCTGCAGTTGGTTTTGCTGGTCTTGGTTCTGGTATGGGTCAAGGTATCGTTGCTTCTGCATCTATCGGAGCAGTAGTTGAAGATAATGATATGTTTGCTAGAGGTATTATATTCTCTGCATTGCCTGAGACTCAAGCTATTTACGGGTTCTTGATTGCTATATTATTAATGGTATTCGGCGGAATATTAGGTTAG